The Candidatus Poribacteria bacterium genome includes the window GTAGAGTGGCTTCAGATGCTTTTGCAGAGAGGTATCACTATAGAAAACTTCAACGATTATAGAGTCTACTTATCAAAGCGGCATACTTTGGCATTTTTGGAGGACAATCCGGATTTACAAAAAATCGGATTTCTTGGCATGCCTTTAACGGATGATCAGGCAGCTTATAAAGTCGCTTATATCGATAAGTTGGTAGCTAAACAAATTGAACGCCTCAAGAAAAAAGTTGAAGACACCAAGAAACGGATTGGACGCGTGAAGAAAAAAGTTGAGCGTGCTAAGGAACAATCCCATTCACAACAGTTTGAATACGTCAAACAACTTGAGGAGGCAAGGAAACAACTCAAGCGTGCACAAGAGACTTTAGAACGTTTCCAAAAACCGACATCGCCATCTCAGCAACCAAATCGGAATATGCGAAAGAGGTCTCCATATCCACCGCTATAGAGGAAAGATAGTTTTGTTAACCTCATAACCCGAGTTGGAAGTTTCTAAATTTTCCTCAAACCGACACTATTAAGCGTGTTCTAAGCGTGTTCGCTAACGGATTAGGGGACGCGCTGCTAAGTTATCTTGGGATGAGGCGTAATGGAATTATTCACGGAACTCCAACCTTAATTTAGTAATCCGGGCACTGATCAAATGTGTTTTCTGTAGTATCTGTGATTTTCCACATCTACACACCGAGTGCAAAGAGCGATTGAGAACAACGGGCGGGAAGCCCGAAGTTGCATTCTCTCAATCTGTAGATGGAAATAGTAAATCACAAACACAAAAAATGTCAATTAATTTATTCTAAAAACGAAACTGTTTTCCGCAAGCCCCGCGGCAGATGGACGATCACCGTGACAGGGGTATCCTTACGTTTTGGAATGCGGGATTTTAATCCGTGTCTTGTTCATACTGGCGAAGAAAGACTTCTGCTTGACGGAGGTAAGATCTCTCCCCTTTCCTCATGTGTATATAGGCTTTGAAGCCTTCATAAGCCGCCTTTTTTTCGCCGAGAGTATGGTAACAGACCGCCCGTTGATACTCGGCTTCATCCTCGAATCGACTCTGCAGTGGATTTTCCAAGAGGCGATCATAGACTTCTATAGCATGCCTGTAGGCACCCTGTTGCTGGTAGAGAACTCCGATTCGGAATTCTACATACCTGACGGAAAATTTTACCGATGGGTACTCTCTTATCAAGGTCTTGTATGTATCAATCGCCAGGGGGTCGTTGTGAAGTTTCTCCCACGCCGCAGCAATTCTATAGATATTAGAAATGAATTGATCGCGTGAAACAAAGTGATCGCGTGAAAAAATAGAACGCTGTCGCCGCCGTGTTTTTTCCCATTCCTTGCGATCCCTAAAATGCTTGACGTTTTCGGCGGTCAGTTTTTTGATTTCTCTCAAGTTTTCCCGAATCTGCGCCAAGTGCGTTCGGGCTTCAGCGGCTGCCTCAGTATCCGGGAACTTCTCAATGACATCAAGAAAGACGGACGTTCCCGCGGGATAGTTATAAAGCTTGTAGGAATAAACGCGCCCCAACTCGAAGGCGGCTTGTGGTGCTTCAGGGTGTTCAGGAAATGCTTTGACGACGGCTTCATAATAACCAATGGCTTGCGAATAATCCTGTAAATCTTTATACGCACCGGCGATCGCATACAGGGCAGCCGCAGCGGTTTTTGTCCCCTTCTGCTCTTTCTGAGAATGACGGCACGAGCGGTGCGGATCCGCGCCATGCCATTTTCGGCTTCATACACGTAATCGCCGGTAGGGGCGACATCGAGAATGTTTTGGTAGTGTTCCATCGCCAGATCCCAGGCGTAGAAGCGTTCATAGATTTTCGCCACCTGGTAATGCGCCCGCTTTGCAATGCTACTTTTCGGGTCACTTTCGATAACCCGCAAATACAGAGATTTGGCTTTCTCGTAGGATGCCAATTGTTGCCCCGAATGATCATCGGTTCTTCTCACCGCAGCACCCGCTCTGAGAACTTCGCCTGCTTCAAATGCGGTGTCTGCCCTCCGAAGCGTCGCTTTCGCCCCCAACGCAGGGATCGGAATGGCTTTCAGTCCATACCCAGAGCAGCCTACAAATATCAGGCAGCACAAAAGAAGGACACTCACGGTATGAAAGCCCTTTTTTAGGAGGGTTTTGAGAATCGGTGTCATCGCTCGGCACATCGTGAATTCCTCGCGTAAT containing:
- a CDS encoding tetratricopeptide repeat protein — encoded protein: MREIKKLTAENVKHFRDRKEWEKTRRRQRSIFSRDHFVSRDQFISNIYRIAAAWEKLHNDPLAIDTYKTLIREYPSVKFSVRYVEFRIGVLYQQQGAYRHAIEVYDRLLENPLQSRFEDEAEYQRAVCYHTLGEKKAAYEGFKAYIHMRKGERSYLRQAEVFLRQYEQDTD